One segment of Castanea sativa cultivar Marrone di Chiusa Pesio chromosome 3, ASM4071231v1 DNA contains the following:
- the LOC142628263 gene encoding disease resistance protein RGA2-like has product MAEAVVSSAVEALISNLSAVQQFRGYMNVEEELGRLQQAVSSIQPLLLDAEERYNQSYEVKIWLRKLKDAFDDADELVDDFFTEALRRELLNRGRRTRQVRIFFSKLAYGSARLPKFKTIIARIEKIASEADRFQFNNRCPEKKERRESQSSCLSREVEVIGREEEKSAIVHDLVKMDNINDRANVSVISIVGSAGVGKTALTQFAYNHETVRKHFELRLWVRVAESFDLKTIVEEIVESASGERPGNLGLNSLLVRLREMIDGKRFLLVLDGVWNEDIEKWSSLKKLLTCGARGSRIVTTTRSKVVADIMHTVPIFFLEPLSYDDSLALFKKMAFGEEEEERTNQALESIGEEIVQKYAGVPLAIRTIGSLLYFKHLEGDWLKFLQDELPKILQQEIDISAVLKLSYDHLPSHLKQCFAYCRLFPNDYEIDVQKLIKLWMGQGFLISSNKDQCLEDVGYDYFMDLFQRSFFQEVETDEWGIIRSCKMPKILHDHAILVAGVVSCASNLNGDNINDRVRHVSFDFNLVSSQQFVRPLLKAKRIQTFLLPSQSWLPNDEKFSKSTRRIVQSWLKAIFSRFKCLRVLDLHDLGIKVVPSSLCKLKRLRYLDLSKNGIKKLPSSITSLLNLQTLKLSNCNVLEELPKGIINLVRLRHLEIDGCDKLAQMPCGLGQLTSLQILSLFVLRSQSVCRQSGKLSELKRLNNLSRGLEILHLEHLSDASTETMNANLKDKQRLRALTLRWFRQDDADVDVESDEKSLEGLQPHRNLRTLWVIGYGGMKFPSWLSSIIYLVKFTLCNCLKFQHLPPLDQLSFLKSLKLQRLHALEYVTDSSGKDKLSSSATSITFFPSLKELVLWDCPNLKGWWRDAPVGDDKSAVGTTQASMSDQQQQYPLLPSFPCLSKLEIHYCPMLNSIPFYPHLDEQLVLNNAKLTLLQQTMWYMAASQGPTTAAISVHSSTLPSSSLGPLSKLISLTLTGIKELECLQDEWLQNFTSLESLSISGCPRLMFLSNGIQHLTSLKCMDIRDCEELDLSSNEGDGEQWKGLRNLCSLTIWGIPKLKSLPNGMQYVLPLEKLRILNCPNLIALEDWISSFTSLNRLVISKCRKLALLPHGMSSLKSLRRLVIDDCPMLLRRCQGETGEDLHKIKHIPEISERLTSRDFD; this is encoded by the coding sequence ATGGCCGAGGCAGTTGTCTCCAGCGCTGTAGAAGCCCTCATTTCAAACTTGAGTGCTGTCCAGCAGTTTAGAGGGTATATGAATGTGGAAGAGGAACTTGGGAGGCTCCAGCAGGCTGTTTCCAGTATCCAACCTCTACTTTTGGATGCGGAGGAGAGGTACAATCAGAGCTATGAGGTCAAAATTTGGCTTAGAAAGCTTAAAGATGCGTTTGATGATGCTGATGAATTAGTGGATGATTTCTTTACTGAGGCTCTGCGGCGAGAACTTCTGAACCGGGGTAGACGCACAAGACAGGTACGTATCTTCTTCTCCAAGCTTGCATATGGTTCAGCAAGGTTGCCTAAGTTTAAGACAATTATTGCGAGAATAGAGAAAATTGCATCCGAAGCTGACAGATTCCAGTTTAATAACCGGTGTCCTGAGAAGAAGGAGAGAAGAGAGTCTCAATCTTCTTGTTTGTCACGTGAGGTCGAGGTTATTGGGAGAGAGGAGGAAAAGAGTGCAATTGTACATGATCTAGTGAAAATGGATAATATCAATGACAGAGCGAATGTCTCAGTGATTTCAATAGTTGGGAGTGCAGGTGTAGGAAAGACTGCACTTACTCAATTTGCATACAATCATGAGACTGTAAGAAAACATTTCGAGCTACGATTATGGGTGCGTGTCGCTGAATCCTTTGATTTGAAAACGATTGTTGAAGAGATTGTGGAATCAGCAAGCGGGGAGAGACCGGGAAATCTCGGGTTGAATTCATTGTTGGTACGCCTTCGGGAAATGATTGATGGGAAGCGGTTTTTACTTGTACTGGATGGTGTATGGAATGAAGATATTGAAAAATGGTCCAGCTTGAAAAAACTGTTAACTTGTGGCGCGAGGGGAAGTAGAATTGTGACTACTACACGTAGTAAAGTGGTTGCAGACATTATGCACACagttccaatattttttttagaacctCTGTCATACGACGATTCGCTTGCTTTATTTAAGAAGATGGCATTcggggaagaagaagaagagcgaACGAATCAAGCTCTTGAATCCATCGGGGAGGAGATTGTACAGAAGTATGCTGGTGTTCCTCTTGCCATAAGGACTATAGGGAGTCTGTTATACTTCAAACATTTAGAGGGTGACTGGTTGAAGTTCTTGCAGGATGAACTtccaaaaattttacaacaagaaattgatatttctgcAGTACTTAAGTTGAGTTACGATCATCTCCCATCACATTTGAAACAATGTTTTGCTTACTGTAGATTATTTCCCAATGATTATGAAATTGATGTACAGAAACTGATTAAACTTTGGATGGGGCAAGGGTTTCTCATTTCATCAAACAAAGATCAATGTCTAGAAGATGTTGGTTATGACTATTTTATGGATCTATTCCAGAGGTCCTTTTTCCAAGAGGTAGAAACAGATGAATGGGGCATTATAAGAAGTTGCAAAATGCCAAAAATCTTGCATGATCATGCAATTTTAGTGGCAGGGGTTGTGAGCTGTGCGTCAAATTTAAATGGGGACAATATAAATGATAGAGTCCGTCATGTGtcatttgattttaatttggtATCATCACAGCAATTTGTGAGACCCTTGCTTAAAGCCAAGAGAATACAGACCTTTCTATTGCCTAGTCAATCATGGCTTCCAAACGATGAAAAGTTCAGCAAGTCCACTCGTAGAATAGTTCAATCATGGCTTAAAGCAATTTTTTCACGATTCAAGTGTTTACGTGTGTTGGATTTACATGATTTAGGGATCAAGGTGGTTCCAAGTAGCCTCTGTAAGTTGAAGCGTTTAAGATATCTCGATCTCTCTAAGAATGGAATCAAAAAGCTTCCAAGTTCCATAACCAGCCTGCTGAATTTGCAAACATTGAAACTTTCGAATTGTAATGTGCTTgaagaattgccaaagggcattaTAAATTTAGTCAGGCTTCGGCATCTTGAGATTGATGGCTGTGATAAATTGGCTCAAATGCCATGTGGACTGGGACAATTGACTTCTCTTCAGATATTATCTTTATTTGTATTAAGGAGTCAGTCTGTCTGCAGGCAAAGTGGCAAGCTAAGTGAACTGAAGAGGCTAAACAACTTGAGCAGAGGGCTTGAGATTTTACATCTAGAACATTTGTCAGATGCTTCAACAGAAACTATGAATGCAAATTTGAAGGACAAACAACGACTTCGAGCCTTGACTCTAAGATGGTTTCGACAAGATGATGCTGATGTTGATGTGGAGAGTGACGAGAAGTCATTGGAAGGCCTCCAGCCACACCGAAATCTGAGAACGTTGTGGGTGATAGGCTATGGGGGTATGAAGTTTCCAAGTTGGCTATCTTCTATAATATATCTTGTTAAATTTACTCTCTGCAATTGTCTCAAGTTCCAGCATCTACCGCCATTAGATCAACTCTCTTTTCTCAAGAGTCTTAAACTTCAAAGGTTGCATGCTCTGGAGTACGTAACAGACAGCAGCGGAAAAGACAAGCTCTCTTCTTCAGCAACATCAATAACATTCTTCCCATCCTTGAAGGAACTTGTACTCTGGGATTGTCCCAATCTGAAGGGATGGTGGAGGGATGCTCCAGTTGGTGATGATAAGAGTGCTGTTGGAACAACACAAGCATCAATGTCAGATCAGCAACAACAATATCCGTTGCTGCCTTCATTTCCCTGTCTTTCAAAATTAGAAATTCATTATTGTCCAATGCTGAATTCCATTCCCTTCTATCCACATCTTGATGAACAGCTGGTCCTGAATAATGCCAAGCTGACACTTTTGCAACAGACAATGTGGTATATGGCAGCATCGCAAGGCCCAACAACTGCAGCTATTTCAGTTCATTCTTCTACTCTGCCCTCTTCCTCCTTGGGTCCTCTTTCCAAAttaatttctttgactttaacTGGCATTAAGGAGCTAGAGTGTTTGCAAGATGAATGGCTGCAAAACTTCACTTCTCTTGAGAGTCTCAGTATTTCAGGGTGCCCAAGACTAATGTTCTTATCAAATGGTATTCAACATCTCACCTCCCTTAAGTGTATGGACATTAGGGACTGTGAGGAGCTTGATCTTTCCAGCAATGAAGGTGATGGCGAGCAATGGAAAGGACTGAGGAACCTCTGTTCCCTCACTATTTGGGGAATCCCAAAGTTGAAGTCTCTCCCGAATGGGATGCAATATGTTTTGCCTCTTGAAAAGCTCCGGATCCTAAATTGTCCAAATTTAATAGCTCTAGAAGACTGGATCAGCAGTTTCACATCTCTTAATAGGCTTGTTATTTCTAAATGCCGCAAATTGGCTTTGCTGCCTCACGGAATGAGTAGCCTTAAGTCTTTACGTAGACTGGTAATTGATGATTGTCCCATGTTATTGCGAAGATGCCAAGGGGAAACTGGTGAGGATTTGCACAAGATTAAACACATCCCAGAAATTTCGGAAAGGCTGACTTCTCGGGACTTTGATTAA
- the LOC142628960 gene encoding uncharacterized protein LOC142628960: MALERQVQTLAEAVERLTRQNQDLEEQLRQRNAHQSAPEEDQEGASPEGRNAVRPEGSNAPTRPERQDTNLPSVSDALPPHIAAEMQQMRERMDAMMSALRGRISSDLDDLVHRTNSPFTALVNLYPLPPKFRMPHIENYDGSKDPLDHLESFRTLMHLQGVPDEIMCRAFLTTLKGPVRDWYSRLTPNSISTFKELGAQFVSHFIGNHRHKKSIACLLNIKQREDETLRLYLDRFNKESLSIKEADDKILVVAFTNGLRKGKFLFSLYKNDPKTMSDVFYRATKYMNAEDALLAREDKPRKRERQEDAQLDRPRKMARTKELRDDRRPKPPTGRFTNFTPLNAPIDQQIKALIRRGRLQRFVNKERAYLPQNQAPRQDNDHPRQLARDIRMIVGGTVTVGSSKKARKTYLRTVQNVQMASPALERSRIDNPTIEFSEGDARRLHHPHDDVLVVTIQVGDYNIHRVLVDNGSSADILYYPAFQQMGIGRERLIPTNAPLVGFGGARILPLGIVTLAVTIGDYPQQVTRNVTFLVVDCLSAYNAIIGRPTLNSWKAVTSTYHLMIKFPTDHGIGELRGDQVSARECYVAMMEMDNHIQAMNIEERRVATEPAEKLEDVLLDKACPERTTKIGTLASSTVRQELANFLKENRDVFAWSHEDMLGIDPSVMVHRLNVSPSFPPVRQKKRTFAQERDQAAAEEVHKLQEAGFIREVYYPDWYNQIRMDEADQEKTSFVTSQGLFCYKVMPFGLKNAGATYQRLMNKMFTRQTGRNVQVYVDDMLVKSQREEAHLEDLKETVAALSRFVSKAADRCLPFFRTLKKSFEWTAECQQAFEDLKVYLFSPQLLSPSQPGEELFLYLAVSQAAVSAALIREDDKIQRPVYYASKALHGAEERYPPMEKLAFALVTAARKLKPYFQAHTIVVLIDKPLRRAMGSPTAAGRMTLWSIELSEFDIQYRPRTAIKGQVVADFIAEFTSMEDREEISLQWIVFTDGSSNKKAGGVGVVLKSPEGDELKCMIHLDFLQLIMKLSTKP, from the exons ATGGCGctagagaggcaagtccaaacgctcGCGGAGGCAGTTGAGCGCCTCACCAGACAGAATCAAGATCTAGAGGAGCAACTACGACAAAGGAACGCGCACCAAAGTGCACCAGAGGAGGACCAGGAAGGTGCTAGCCCAGAGGGGAGGAATGCGGTAaggcctgagggtagcaacgccCCGACTAGACCAGAGCGGCAGGATACCAACCTACCGTCTGTTTCGGACGCATTGCCGCCTCATATCGCAGCTGAGATGCAGCaaatgagggaacgtatggacgCAATGATGAGCGCCCTGAGGGGACGAATCTCAAGcgacctggacgacctagtccatagaacaaATTCGCCCTTCACAGCACTCGTGAATTTGTACCCTCTTCCTCCAAAGTTCCGCATGCCACACATCGagaactatgacggatccaaggatcCTTTGGATCATTTGGAATCTTTCAggaccctaatgcatcttcagggcgtgccggacgaaatcatgtgtagggccTTCCTCACTACGTTGAAAGGACCTGTGAGGGATTGGTACAGCCGACTGACGCCTAActccatcagcacttttaaggaattaggcgcacagtttGTATCACATTTTATCGGGAATCACCGGCATAAAAAGTCTATTGCGTGTTTGTTGAACATCAAGCAACGAGAGGATGAGACCTTAAGATTGTACTTAGACCGATtcaacaaggaatccctctcgataaaGGAGGccgatgacaagatacttgtggtaGCATTCACCAACGGGTTGCGGAAGGGTAAGTTTCTATTTTCCTTGTACAAGAACGACCCAAAAACTATGTCCGACGTAttttacagggcgacgaagtatatgaacgcggaagACGCGTTACTGGCTCGAGAGGACAAGCCCAGAAAGAGGGAGAGGCAGGAAGATGCACAGCTGGACAGGCCACGAAAAATGGCCAGAACAAAAGAACTGCGGGATGATCGACGACCCAAACCGCCCACAggaagattcacgaacttcactcccctAAACGCACCCATCGACCAG CAAATAAAGGCTCTTATTAGGCGAGGAAGGCTGCAGAGGTTCGTCAACAAGGAGAGGGCATACCTACCGcaaaatcaagcccctcggcAAGACAATGATCACCCCAGACAACTTGCcagagacataaggatgattgtaggaggaACTGTGACTGTTGGGTCATCCAAAaaagcccgaaagacatacCTTAGAACGGTTCAGAACGTCCAGATGGCAAGTCCCGCACTTGAAAGGTCGCGGATCGACAATCCCACCATCGAATTTTCAGAAGGAGACGCTCGGCGCCTTCATCATCCCCATGACGACGTTCTGGTCGTCACCATACAGGTAGGAGACTACAACATACACCGAGTCCTTGTAGACAACGGTAGTTcggcagacatcctttactatcccgcTTTCCAACAGATGGGGATTGGAAGAGAACGACTAATTCCGACTAACGCCCCGCTCGTTGGCTTTGGGGGAGCAAGGATACTTCCACTTGGCATTGTTACTTTGGCAGTAACcattggagactacccacagcagGTCACTCGGAACGTGACATTCCTAGTAGTCGATTGTTTGTCggcctacaatgccatcatagggcGTCCAACCCTCAACTCGTGGAAAGCCGTGACATCGACATACCAtctgatgataaaattccccaCTGATCATGGGATTGGAGAATTAAGAGGAGATCAAGTATCCGCACGCGAATGCTATGTGGctatgatggagatggacaatcACATCCAGGCCATGAATATAGAGGAGCGTCGGGTGGCGACGGAACCTGCTGAGAAGCTCGAAGACGTGCTTCTCGACAAAGCCTGCCCGGAGCGAACAACCAAAATCGGCACCCTAGCCAGCTCGACGGTACGTCAAGAACTCGCGAACTTCTTGAAAGAAAATAGggatgtgttcgcatggagccacgaagacatgctaGGGATCGACCCATcagtcatggtgcacaggttgaacgtgtcgccATCTTTCCCGCCCGTCcgacaaaagaaaagaaccttCGCTCAAGAAAGAGATCAAGCAGCAGCAGAAGAAGTCCACAAACTACAAGAGGcgggatttatcagggaagtatactaccctgattg GTATAATCAAATCCGGATGGACGAAGccgatcaggagaagacctcgtTCGTGACCAGCCAAGGCCtcttttgctacaaggtcatgccctttGGTCTGAAAAATGCTGGCGCaacctatcagaggctcatgaataAGATGTTTACGCGGCAGACTGGAAGAAACGTCCAAGTATATGTTGACGACATGCTCGTCAAAAGTCAAAGGGAAGAGGCCCATTTGGAGGATCTCAAGGAAAC GGTCGCTGCGCTTAGTAGATTTGTGTCGAAGGCAGCAGACAGATGCCTACCTTTCTTCCgaacattaaaaaaatcctttgaatggacgGCCGAATGTCAACAGGCGTTCGAAGATCTGAAGGTCTATCTCTTTTCACCACAGTTACTAAGCCCCTCACAGCCAGGAGAAGAACTATTCCTCTACCTGGCCGTTTCCCAAGCAGCTGTCAGTGCGGCCCTAATCAGAGAAGACGACAAGATTCAACGGCCCGTGTACTACGCGAGCAAGGCATTACACGGTGCAGAGGAGAGATACCCCCCCATGGAAAAACTCGCCTTCGCCTTGGTCACGGCGGCCCGCAAACTCAAGCCATATTTCCAAGCCCATACGATAGTCGTCCTAATTGACAAACCTTTGCGACGAGCAATGGGCAGCCCTACAGCCGCCGGACGAATGACATTATGGTCAATAGAATTAAGCGAGTTTGacatacaatatcgcccccgcACCGCCATTAAGGGGCAAGTGGTTGCcgacttcattgcggaattcaccAGCATGGAAGACAGAGAGGAAATAAGTCTCCAATGGATTGTTTTCACGGACGGGTCgtccaacaagaaggctggaGGGGTCGGGGTCGTACTTAAATCCCCGGAGGGCGATGAACTCAAGTGTATGATTCACCTCGATTTCCTACAACTAATAATGAAGCTAAGTACGAAGCCCTGA